A portion of the Acidisarcina polymorpha genome contains these proteins:
- the cysS gene encoding cysteine--tRNA ligase — protein MTIRLFNTLSSTIEDLVPAGAKTFGMYACGPTVYDYGHIGNFRTFLQVDVLRRFLKQQGITVRHVMNVTDVDDKIIRNAALAGLPIEEYTPRFEQAFFEDLDSLNVERPEVIARATENIAEMVALIDRLAAQDLAYRTEDGSWYFRIAGFPEYGKLSKKDFNGISDGARVDLDEYDKDSARDFALWKAPKEGEYRWETHLGPGRPGWHIECSAMAMKFLGETFDLHAGGEDLMFPHHENEIAQSESATHKQFARHWFHVRFLLVEGRKMSKSEGNFYTLRDLLLKGFKASAIRFLLISVPYGQQLNFTFEGLAAETGAVDRLRTFHQRVKTAATIEGSNQSLAAEAERAVHGFCAALSNDLNTAEARAAIFELVRAGNAAIDSGALGAEDVPRILGALQRFDEVFAVLEDRDEEITRTALEWAEREGRLDQAAPELLATMSLGDAQIDALVEERTLAKRSRNFARADAIRKELAEKGIVLEDSKDGVRWKRR, from the coding sequence ATGACCATCAGACTTTTTAATACTCTCAGCTCGACCATCGAGGACTTAGTTCCAGCGGGCGCCAAGACTTTCGGCATGTATGCCTGTGGCCCTACCGTCTACGACTATGGCCATATCGGCAACTTCCGGACCTTCCTCCAGGTCGATGTTTTGCGGCGTTTTCTCAAGCAGCAGGGAATCACTGTTCGCCACGTCATGAATGTGACCGACGTGGACGACAAGATCATTCGCAACGCCGCGCTTGCAGGGCTTCCGATCGAGGAATATACGCCTCGCTTCGAACAGGCATTCTTTGAAGATCTGGATTCGCTCAACGTGGAGCGACCTGAGGTGATCGCGCGGGCCACGGAGAACATCGCGGAGATGGTTGCGTTGATCGATCGGCTGGCTGCCCAGGACCTGGCTTACCGGACCGAAGACGGTTCCTGGTACTTCCGGATCGCCGGATTTCCCGAATATGGAAAGCTCTCGAAGAAAGACTTCAATGGGATCAGCGACGGAGCCCGCGTGGATCTCGACGAATACGACAAGGATTCCGCCCGCGATTTCGCCTTGTGGAAGGCCCCGAAAGAGGGTGAGTATCGTTGGGAGACGCACCTCGGACCGGGGCGCCCTGGCTGGCACATCGAGTGCTCCGCCATGGCGATGAAGTTTCTCGGCGAAACCTTTGATCTGCACGCGGGTGGGGAAGACCTGATGTTTCCCCATCACGAGAACGAAATTGCCCAATCGGAATCAGCCACCCACAAGCAATTTGCGCGTCACTGGTTTCACGTGCGATTCCTGCTGGTCGAGGGGCGCAAGATGTCGAAGTCGGAGGGAAATTTCTATACCCTTCGCGATCTTCTGCTCAAGGGTTTCAAGGCCTCGGCGATCCGTTTCCTGTTGATTTCAGTGCCCTATGGCCAGCAGCTGAACTTTACCTTCGAAGGTCTTGCCGCGGAGACCGGCGCCGTCGATCGCCTTCGCACCTTTCACCAGCGGGTGAAGACGGCCGCAACCATCGAAGGAAGCAACCAGTCTCTCGCTGCCGAGGCCGAGCGGGCAGTCCATGGATTTTGTGCCGCGCTCTCCAACGACTTGAACACCGCCGAAGCTCGGGCGGCCATCTTCGAGCTGGTTCGCGCAGGCAATGCCGCTATCGATTCCGGCGCTCTTGGGGCTGAAGATGTGCCGCGTATCCTTGGGGCTCTCCAGCGCTTCGACGAAGTCTTTGCGGTACTTGAAGATCGTGATGAAGAGATCACCCGGACCGCCCTGGAATGGGCCGAGCGCGAGGGCCGCCTGGATCAGGCTGCTCCGGAGCTGCTTGCCACGATGTCCCTGGGAGACGCACAGATCGATGCTCTGGTCGAGGAGCGCACACTCGCCAAACGAAGCCGGAACTTCGCTCGCGCGGATGCGATTCGCAAGGAGTTGGCGGAAAAGGGAATCGTGCTGGAAGATTCAAAAGACGGCGTCCGGTGGAAGCGAAGATGA
- a CDS encoding pyridoxal phosphate-dependent aminotransferase — MNVIHHELETSCCPPEDLPSPAAISRRSFLRFAAAASAAGAIPIFTEARLAAQNRRAPKVHLAGGVYIDANENPMGPSPLACTACEEMTRNGGRYRTDLQVDLVKYFAAQEGLKPEYVMVYAGSSEPLHYTVLAYTGPGKSFVTADPGYEAGLMASKMSGAKVVKVPLKADHSHDVKAMLAQAPDAGVFYICNPNNPTGTTTPRADIEYLLANKPKDSILLIDEAYIHLSDAPPCLDMAAADKDVIVLRTFSKVYGMAGLRCGFAIGRPDLVAKVQAYNGWNSMPVTSVAAARASLADKNLVPERKKIITDVRNETFAWLSSNNYEFIPSVTNCFMVQTNRPGKIVIDAMAAKNVYIGRVWPIMPTWVRVTVGTRPEMQQFQATFKQVMDSSVTATAALPEIFEDLPPRFVS; from the coding sequence ATGAACGTCATTCATCATGAGCTCGAGACGTCGTGTTGTCCTCCGGAAGATCTACCTTCCCCGGCCGCCATTTCCCGTCGTTCCTTTTTGCGCTTTGCCGCAGCGGCTTCGGCGGCCGGCGCCATTCCGATCTTTACCGAAGCCCGCTTAGCCGCGCAAAATCGCCGCGCGCCAAAGGTGCATCTGGCCGGAGGCGTCTACATCGATGCGAATGAGAACCCCATGGGACCTTCCCCGCTGGCGTGTACCGCCTGCGAAGAGATGACAAGAAATGGCGGCCGTTACCGGACGGACCTGCAGGTTGATCTGGTGAAGTACTTCGCCGCGCAAGAAGGCCTGAAGCCCGAATACGTGATGGTCTACGCTGGATCGAGCGAACCCCTTCACTACACGGTGCTCGCGTATACCGGACCCGGGAAGAGCTTCGTCACCGCAGACCCCGGCTATGAAGCGGGCTTGATGGCCTCCAAGATGAGCGGCGCCAAGGTGGTGAAAGTTCCGCTCAAAGCGGACCATTCCCACGACGTGAAGGCGATGCTCGCGCAAGCCCCCGACGCTGGCGTCTTCTATATCTGCAATCCGAACAATCCCACGGGAACCACGACGCCTCGCGCGGATATTGAATATCTGCTGGCCAACAAGCCGAAGGACTCGATCCTGCTGATCGATGAGGCCTACATCCATCTCTCGGATGCACCTCCCTGCCTCGATATGGCCGCGGCAGACAAGGATGTGATCGTGCTGCGGACCTTTTCCAAGGTCTACGGCATGGCCGGTCTGCGCTGTGGATTCGCCATCGGCCGGCCTGACCTTGTAGCCAAGGTGCAAGCTTACAACGGGTGGAACTCAATGCCGGTAACCTCGGTGGCGGCGGCCCGTGCCAGCCTGGCAGACAAGAACCTCGTCCCCGAGCGGAAGAAGATCATCACTGACGTTCGCAACGAGACTTTCGCCTGGCTGAGCTCGAACAACTACGAATTCATTCCCTCCGTGACCAACTGCTTCATGGTGCAGACGAACCGTCCCGGAAAGATCGTGATCGACGCTATGGCGGCGAAAAACGTGTACATCGGGCGCGTCTGGCCAATCATGCCCACGTGGGTGCGGGTTACGGTCGGTACCAGGCCCGAGATGCAGCAATTCCAAGCTACTTTCAAGCAAGTCATGGATTCATCGGTCACGGCGACTGCAGCGCTTCCGGAAATCTTTGAGGATCTGCCTCCACGATTCGTCTCCTGA
- a CDS encoding carbonic anhydrase, producing the protein MRTSFFSVLGFFASFGLTLAVSAQQSSTSIPPTPPTGAPWSYYGHTGPSNWGRLDPAYSACAKGKLQSPIDIRNPKLNKALPPIEFHYVSGPVNLVNTGHTIRVNVTPGGYIVVGGARYELIEFHFHHPAEDLVNGKLSDMVIDLVHKNAAGELAIIAVRLNEGQDNGALAALWPSLPKTAGATTSIDATFNPLGLLPSDRSYWSYVGSITVPPCTEGVHWLSMQNPADISQDQLQTFGRLYPDNAHPLQATHGRKIEASQ; encoded by the coding sequence TTGCGTACTTCATTCTTCTCTGTTTTGGGTTTCTTTGCCTCATTTGGTTTGACTCTGGCGGTATCTGCGCAGCAATCGTCAACATCGATTCCCCCAACTCCGCCAACCGGCGCCCCCTGGAGCTATTACGGCCACACCGGACCATCCAACTGGGGAAGACTTGATCCGGCGTATTCGGCCTGCGCCAAGGGAAAGCTGCAATCGCCAATCGACATCCGGAATCCGAAACTGAATAAAGCCCTGCCGCCCATCGAATTCCATTACGTCAGTGGGCCCGTCAATCTGGTGAACACCGGCCACACCATTCGTGTCAACGTCACCCCCGGTGGGTACATCGTGGTTGGCGGCGCGCGTTACGAGCTGATCGAATTCCACTTCCATCACCCGGCGGAGGATCTCGTCAACGGAAAACTGAGCGACATGGTGATCGACCTCGTGCACAAGAATGCTGCGGGAGAATTGGCGATCATCGCCGTGCGTCTCAATGAAGGTCAAGACAATGGCGCGCTCGCGGCCCTTTGGCCGAGTTTGCCGAAGACAGCGGGAGCGACGACCTCGATTGACGCCACTTTCAATCCGCTCGGCCTGCTACCGAGCGATCGCAGCTATTGGAGCTATGTGGGGTCGATTACAGTGCCCCCTTGTACGGAAGGCGTTCACTGGCTTTCGATGCAAAACCCGGCCGATATTTCCCAGGATCAGCTTCAGACCTTTGGCAGACTTTATCCGGACAATGCCCATCCGCTGCAGGCGACCCACGGGAGAAAGATCGAAGCCAGCCAATAG
- a CDS encoding S53 family peptidase has translation MKTDIQKMALGVFLCSFSFSGPFIYAQSLVEVPRLVGQAVDHGSVPAQQESNVTVHLKLHNEAAFGEAVEGLYDPASPNYHHWMTESDFAKYAPSSDEVEAVKGELRSRGLSIVSVDQNGFSVRAHGTAVNLERAFQTQLHLLEYQGRSITANVTPAKLTGAAGDLIAGITGLTSYSLKPQFKRPLDVRTGKPLPGISQKAGSALVNLAAAYTNQCFGSPSSEYLTTAGATLPVGLYSGNTYLPGTTLQCGWTPDQIQDHYGLYSAYVNGITGAGQTIAILDGPTNSDYTTDLTNFSVATGLPAITRANYQVIFPDGVPTPFADRQYDATPETQIDIEWSHAIAPKAKIDLFILPTDDWEEFEYAIQYIVNHKLAKVISVSYGLPEALFSPAILRGFERTLKIAAAAGVAVQFSSGDVGDQGLGSPGAGGDLYPGASEYVTSIGGTSIGIPGPNGPVDVGWGNNATILSTTQDGLLDPPFATGLAGGSGGGESSLIAKPSWQSKLMGTGREQPDISALGDPYTGAITFVAGQVIVSAGTSLAAPIFSSLWLLADQAAGESLGQAAPMLPKLLGAIRDVVPLGSSSNVTGAIIDSSGTTSYSAAALVPPLFSTTDFYSTLWDQSGDGSGAFIDLTFGTDSSLKVTKGWDDVTGYGVPKGYAFIKMAASLK, from the coding sequence ATGAAGACAGACATCCAGAAGATGGCACTCGGCGTATTTCTCTGTTCATTTTCGTTCTCAGGTCCTTTCATCTACGCACAGTCACTGGTAGAAGTGCCTCGCCTGGTTGGTCAGGCGGTGGATCATGGTTCCGTTCCCGCACAGCAGGAGTCGAACGTCACCGTTCATCTCAAGCTGCACAATGAGGCGGCATTTGGCGAGGCGGTGGAAGGTCTCTACGACCCTGCGTCTCCCAACTATCATCACTGGATGACGGAGAGCGATTTCGCGAAGTATGCTCCGTCCAGCGACGAGGTAGAGGCGGTAAAGGGCGAGTTGCGTTCGCGGGGCTTGTCGATCGTCAGCGTTGACCAGAATGGTTTCTCGGTCCGCGCGCATGGTACGGCCGTCAATCTGGAACGTGCCTTCCAGACGCAGCTGCATTTGCTCGAGTATCAAGGCAGGTCAATCACGGCGAATGTAACTCCGGCGAAGCTAACCGGAGCTGCGGGGGATCTCATCGCCGGTATTACCGGACTTACAAGCTATTCCCTCAAGCCGCAGTTCAAGCGTCCCTTAGACGTGCGGACCGGAAAGCCGCTGCCGGGCATTTCGCAGAAAGCAGGAAGCGCATTGGTCAACCTTGCCGCTGCTTACACGAACCAGTGCTTTGGCTCGCCATCCAGCGAGTATTTGACCACTGCGGGCGCAACTCTTCCGGTTGGCCTTTACTCCGGAAACACTTACCTGCCTGGAACGACATTGCAGTGCGGTTGGACGCCGGATCAGATACAAGACCACTATGGCCTCTACTCGGCTTACGTCAACGGAATCACCGGCGCCGGGCAGACCATCGCAATCCTTGACGGACCAACTAACTCCGACTACACGACGGATCTTACCAATTTCTCGGTCGCTACTGGATTACCAGCCATTACTCGTGCGAACTATCAGGTTATCTTTCCCGATGGAGTTCCTACCCCCTTCGCAGACCGTCAGTACGATGCCACCCCTGAAACGCAGATTGACATCGAGTGGTCGCACGCCATTGCACCCAAAGCTAAGATCGACTTGTTCATCCTGCCGACCGACGATTGGGAGGAGTTTGAGTACGCCATTCAATACATCGTCAATCACAAGCTTGCGAAGGTGATTTCCGTCAGCTATGGATTGCCGGAAGCGTTGTTCAGCCCGGCGATCTTGCGCGGTTTCGAACGGACCTTGAAGATCGCTGCGGCGGCGGGGGTTGCCGTGCAGTTCTCGAGCGGCGACGTTGGCGACCAAGGTCTCGGCTCCCCTGGTGCGGGCGGAGATCTCTACCCAGGAGCCTCGGAGTACGTCACATCAATCGGGGGAACCAGCATCGGAATACCTGGCCCGAATGGACCTGTTGACGTCGGCTGGGGCAACAATGCCACTATCCTTTCTACTACTCAAGACGGTCTTCTAGATCCGCCTTTTGCGACCGGCCTCGCGGGTGGCTCCGGCGGCGGCGAAAGTAGTCTCATTGCTAAACCTTCCTGGCAAAGCAAGCTGATGGGCACCGGCCGCGAGCAACCGGATATCTCCGCGCTGGGCGATCCGTACACCGGCGCAATCACTTTTGTAGCTGGCCAGGTGATTGTTTCTGCCGGCACCAGCTTGGCGGCGCCGATCTTTTCGAGCTTATGGCTTTTGGCCGATCAGGCGGCCGGAGAGTCTCTCGGGCAGGCTGCCCCGATGCTGCCGAAGCTGCTGGGCGCCATTCGCGATGTCGTTCCTCTGGGGTCGTCGAGTAATGTTACCGGGGCCATTATCGACAGCTCCGGCACGACCTCCTACTCCGCAGCTGCGTTGGTGCCTCCGCTCTTTTCCACTACTGATTTTTACAGCACTTTATGGGACCAGAGTGGAGATGGATCGGGAGCCTTCATCGATCTCACCTTTGGAACTGACTCCTCGCTTAAAGTGACAAAAGGTTGGGATGATGTCACCGGCTATGGAGTCCCAAAGGGCTATGCGTTCATCAAAATGGCCGCCTCGTTGAAATAG